One segment of Pseudodesulfovibrio sp. 5S69 DNA contains the following:
- a CDS encoding anthranilate synthase component II, translating into MFLLIDNFDSFTFNLVQAFQQLGADPIVIRNDREKVLELAGSGELERVCLSPGPSNPQNAGFCLEFLARLPKEVPVLGVCLGHQTLGHFAGAPVERAERIMHGKTSEVFHEGRSVFKGLPSPFTVCRYHSLIVPAEKAADKIEVTARTDQGEIMGLRYKDRPWHGVQFHPESILTPEGPKLLQNFLNIKG; encoded by the coding sequence ATGTTTTTGCTGATCGATAATTTCGACTCCTTCACCTTCAACCTGGTGCAGGCCTTCCAGCAGCTCGGCGCCGACCCGATCGTCATCCGCAACGACCGCGAGAAGGTCCTGGAACTGGCCGGAAGCGGCGAACTCGAACGCGTCTGTCTGTCTCCCGGTCCGAGCAACCCGCAAAACGCGGGCTTCTGCCTGGAGTTCCTGGCCCGGCTGCCCAAAGAGGTCCCGGTGCTCGGCGTCTGCTTGGGCCATCAGACCCTGGGGCACTTCGCGGGCGCGCCCGTGGAGCGCGCCGAGCGGATCATGCACGGCAAGACCTCCGAGGTCTTCCACGAGGGCCGGAGCGTGTTCAAGGGACTGCCCTCCCCGTTCACGGTCTGCCGCTACCACTCGCTCATCGTCCCGGCCGAAAAGGCGGCCGACAAGATCGAGGTCACGGCCCGTACCGATCAGGGCGAGATCATGGGGCTGCGCTACAAGGACCGCCCCTGGCACGGCGTGCAGTTCCACCCGGAATCCATCCTCACCCCTGAAGGCCCCAAGCTTCTGCAGAACTTCCTGAACATCAAAGGATAA
- a CDS encoding class I SAM-dependent methyltransferase, whose product MVFAHLGLEPGQVFLDAGCGAGEYSLYAARLLGEAGRVIAVDNIALSTDALNALPARPGEAPITAFAGDITDTLPIDPHSVDAIFLSTVLHIKMVRDRAPEMFREFHRVLRADGTLAVLECKKVEANFGPPLHSRLAEGDVRAMVEPHGFRHASTLDTGHANLICFQAR is encoded by the coding sequence ATGGTCTTTGCGCATCTTGGGCTTGAACCCGGACAGGTCTTCCTCGATGCCGGGTGCGGGGCCGGGGAATACTCCCTGTACGCCGCGCGCCTGCTCGGCGAGGCAGGCCGGGTCATCGCCGTGGACAACATCGCCCTGTCCACGGACGCACTGAATGCACTGCCCGCCCGGCCCGGCGAGGCCCCCATCACCGCCTTTGCCGGGGACATCACCGACACCCTGCCCATCGACCCGCACTCCGTGGACGCGATCTTCCTGTCCACGGTCCTGCACATCAAGATGGTCCGCGACCGCGCGCCCGAAATGTTCCGCGAATTCCACCGCGTCCTGCGGGCCGACGGCACCCTGGCCGTGCTCGAATGCAAAAAGGTCGAAGCGAATTTCGGCCCGCCGCTCCACTCCCGCCTCGCCGAGGGCGACGTCCGCGCCATGGTGGAGCCCCACGGCTTCCGCCACGCCTCGACCCTGGACACCGGCCATGCCAACCTCATCTGTTTCCAGGCGCGGTAA
- a CDS encoding anthranilate synthase component I family protein — protein sequence MQKITLTQHGKWLPADVQTTISLYMGLVGDQPGILLESAEVDGRLGRYSLIAFDYRLMLHPVDGKLVVDVGDDRLAPLKELEGLDYLPGLKAVLKNLTIEQRTTGGNPRDGLPGLTRGLYGYFGYGTAGMFERKLKDVCKPEDAEACLILPGQLVLFDHLRHSCCYLSLDEGATPRPAPVQWGADLNAPEAGAPTVFPGKEAHMATVERCKELISEGECIQVVPSIRFSVPLSDEPFKIYRRLRQANPSPFLFYMKFPDCPTMGKTRNTTLLGSSPEMMARSAAGQLEVRPIAGTRWRGDTEAEDNRLEADLLADPKERAEHVMLVDLGRNDLGRISKPGTVTVEKFMNVERFSHVMHLTSYVRGELKDGLDAIDVLQATFPAGTLSGAPKIRAMEIIADVEPQERGPYGGCIGWLGLDDDVVSLDTGITIRSMWIRDGQCYWQAGGGIVYDSDPEAEWNECNNKARVILEVITGKGGTDVFADR from the coding sequence ATGCAGAAAATCACCCTCACGCAGCACGGCAAATGGTTGCCTGCCGACGTGCAGACCACCATCTCCCTGTACATGGGACTGGTGGGCGACCAGCCCGGCATTCTCCTGGAATCCGCCGAGGTGGACGGGCGGCTCGGCCGCTACTCCCTCATCGCCTTCGACTACAGGCTCATGCTCCACCCCGTGGACGGCAAGCTGGTGGTGGACGTGGGCGACGACCGCCTGGCCCCGCTCAAGGAACTGGAGGGCCTGGATTACCTCCCCGGCCTCAAGGCCGTCCTTAAAAATCTGACCATCGAACAGCGCACCACGGGCGGCAACCCCAGGGACGGGCTGCCCGGCCTGACGCGCGGCCTGTACGGCTACTTCGGCTACGGCACGGCCGGCATGTTCGAGCGCAAGCTCAAGGACGTGTGCAAACCCGAGGACGCCGAGGCCTGCCTCATCCTGCCCGGCCAACTGGTCCTCTTCGACCACCTGCGCCACTCCTGCTGCTACCTGAGCCTGGACGAAGGCGCGACCCCACGGCCCGCCCCGGTTCAGTGGGGCGCGGACCTGAACGCCCCGGAGGCGGGGGCCCCCACGGTCTTCCCCGGCAAGGAGGCGCACATGGCCACGGTGGAGCGCTGCAAGGAGCTCATCAGTGAGGGCGAGTGCATCCAGGTGGTCCCGTCCATCCGCTTCTCGGTGCCCCTGTCCGACGAACCGTTCAAGATCTACCGCAGGCTCCGGCAGGCCAACCCGTCGCCGTTTCTGTTCTACATGAAGTTCCCGGACTGCCCGACCATGGGCAAGACCCGCAACACCACCCTGCTCGGCTCCTCCCCCGAGATGATGGCCCGCAGCGCGGCGGGCCAGTTGGAAGTCCGGCCCATCGCCGGAACCCGGTGGCGCGGCGACACTGAAGCGGAAGACAACCGCCTGGAAGCCGACCTGCTGGCCGATCCCAAGGAGCGGGCCGAGCACGTCATGCTCGTGGACCTGGGCCGCAACGACCTCGGCCGCATCTCCAAGCCCGGCACCGTGACCGTGGAGAAATTCATGAACGTGGAGCGGTTCTCCCACGTCATGCACCTGACCTCCTACGTCCGGGGCGAACTCAAGGACGGGCTGGACGCCATCGACGTGCTCCAGGCCACCTTCCCGGCGGGCACCCTGTCCGGCGCGCCCAAGATCCGGGCCATGGAAATCATCGCCGACGTGGAGCCCCAGGAACGCGGCCCCTACGGCGGCTGCATCGGCTGGCTGGGCCTGGACGACGACGTCGTCTCCCTGGACACCGGCATCACCATCCGCTCCATGTGGATCCGCGACGGCCAGTGCTATTGGCAGGCCGGCGGCGGCATCGTCTACGACTCCGACCCCGAAGCGGAATGGAACGAATGCAACAACAAGGCCCGCGTGATCCTCGAAGTCATCACCGGCAAGGGAGGCACCGATGTTTTTGCTGATCGATAA
- the trpB gene encoding tryptophan synthase subunit beta translates to MKKGYFGDFGGQFIPELLMPPLIELEEAMKTILPTEEFQTRFTNMLKENVGRPSAITYCPNLSKDLGLDLWLKREDLNHSGAHKINNTLGQGLLAKMMGKDVLLAETGAGMHGVATTVAAAMLDMKAVIYMGATDVVRQAPNVGRMRLMGAEIVAVESGTKTLKDAINAALRRWLSDQETTHYCFGTAAGPHPFPTLVREFQQIISKEAREQFMARNDGNLPDVVVACVGGGSNAIGMFHNFVPDESVKIVGVEAAGTGEPGCYSSAPIDHGTDGVLHGMMSKLLQTEDGQIEPSHSIAPGLDYPGVGPEHAHLDAIGRVDYTTINDAQAINAFKTLSRREGIIPALESSHAVAYAIENREKLQGKSVLVCLSGRGDKDLGILDQIL, encoded by the coding sequence ATGAAGAAAGGATACTTCGGCGATTTCGGCGGGCAGTTCATCCCCGAGCTGCTCATGCCGCCGCTCATCGAGCTTGAAGAGGCCATGAAGACCATCCTCCCCACCGAGGAGTTTCAGACCCGCTTCACCAATATGCTCAAGGAAAACGTGGGCCGCCCGTCGGCCATCACCTACTGCCCGAACCTGTCCAAGGACCTCGGCCTGGACCTCTGGCTCAAGCGCGAGGACCTCAACCACTCGGGCGCGCACAAGATCAACAACACCCTGGGCCAGGGACTGCTGGCCAAAATGATGGGCAAGGACGTGCTCCTGGCCGAGACCGGCGCGGGCATGCACGGCGTGGCCACCACGGTCGCCGCCGCCATGCTCGACATGAAGGCCGTCATCTACATGGGCGCCACCGACGTGGTCCGCCAGGCCCCCAACGTAGGCCGCATGCGCCTCATGGGTGCGGAGATCGTGGCCGTGGAGTCGGGCACCAAGACCCTCAAGGACGCCATCAACGCGGCCCTGCGCCGCTGGCTGTCCGACCAGGAAACCACCCACTACTGCTTCGGCACCGCCGCCGGGCCGCACCCCTTCCCCACCCTGGTCCGCGAGTTCCAGCAGATCATCTCCAAGGAGGCGCGCGAGCAGTTCATGGCCCGCAACGACGGCAACCTGCCCGACGTGGTCGTGGCCTGTGTGGGCGGCGGGTCCAACGCCATCGGCATGTTCCACAATTTCGTCCCGGACGAGTCCGTCAAGATCGTGGGCGTCGAGGCCGCCGGAACCGGCGAGCCGGGTTGCTACAGCTCCGCGCCCATCGACCACGGCACCGACGGCGTGCTGCACGGCATGATGAGCAAGCTGCTCCAGACCGAGGACGGCCAGATCGAGCCCTCCCATTCCATCGCGCCCGGCCTGGACTACCCCGGCGTGGGCCCGGAGCACGCCCATCTCGACGCCATCGGCCGCGTGGACTACACGACCATCAACGATGCCCAGGCCATCAACGCCTTCAAGACCCTCTCCAGGCGCGAAGGCATCATCCCGGCCCTGGAATCGTCCCACGCCGTGGCCTACGCCATCGAGAACCGGGAAAAGCTGCAAGGCAAGTCCGTGCTCGTCTGCCTGTCCGGACGCGGCGACAAGGATCTGGGGATACTCGACCAGATTCTGTAA
- the trpD gene encoding anthranilate phosphoribosyltransferase: protein MTISEILDILAQGKSLSDDQADFMFAELMDGKMTEAQAGAFLMGLRAKGEDSTDLAAGVRAVVSHARKIPGFEGNRPEPVIDTCGTGGDGQCSFNCSTAVSLFLADMGYTIAKHGNRALSSSCGSADALEALGIPLDQTPDEAAAGLEKYHFAFLFAPAYHPAFKYIMPVRQQLGIRTLFNFMGPLTNPARPSHQLLGVGDAERLFLMGETLLLTGVRRALIFAGAGGFDELTTWGVNRGYIIDDGRMDKAVVDPASLGFPRHAPEDVRVNGKDDAVAKLKDILTGKGPAPMMDMVALNLAGCLNLLDKGTMAECADIARDVVHTGLTKGLPYAG, encoded by the coding sequence ATGACCATATCTGAAATACTCGACATCCTGGCCCAGGGAAAATCCCTGAGCGACGACCAGGCCGATTTCATGTTCGCCGAACTCATGGACGGCAAGATGACCGAGGCCCAGGCCGGTGCGTTCCTCATGGGGCTGCGCGCCAAGGGCGAGGACTCCACCGACCTGGCCGCGGGCGTGCGCGCGGTCGTCTCCCACGCCCGCAAGATCCCCGGCTTCGAGGGCAATCGGCCCGAGCCGGTCATCGACACCTGCGGCACGGGCGGCGACGGCCAGTGTTCGTTCAACTGCTCCACGGCCGTATCCCTGTTCCTGGCGGACATGGGCTACACCATCGCCAAGCACGGCAACCGCGCCCTGTCCTCGTCCTGCGGCTCGGCCGACGCCCTGGAGGCCCTGGGCATCCCCCTGGACCAGACCCCGGATGAGGCCGCCGCGGGGCTCGAAAAATACCACTTCGCCTTCCTGTTCGCGCCCGCCTACCACCCGGCCTTCAAGTACATCATGCCCGTACGCCAGCAGCTCGGCATCCGCACCCTGTTCAACTTCATGGGCCCGCTGACCAACCCGGCCCGCCCCTCGCACCAGTTGCTCGGCGTGGGCGACGCGGAGCGCCTCTTCCTCATGGGCGAGACCCTGCTCCTGACCGGCGTGAGGCGGGCGCTCATCTTCGCGGGCGCGGGCGGATTCGACGAGCTGACCACCTGGGGCGTGAACCGGGGCTACATCATCGACGACGGGCGCATGGACAAAGCCGTGGTCGACCCCGCCTCCCTGGGCTTCCCGCGCCACGCCCCCGAGGACGTGCGCGTCAACGGCAAGGACGATGCCGTAGCCAAACTCAAGGACATCCTGACGGGGAAGGGCCCGGCACCCATGATGGACATGGTGGCCCTCAATCTGGCAGGGTGCCTCAACTTGCTGGACAAGGGCACCATGGCCGAATGCGCCGACATCGCCCGCGACGTGGTTCATACAGGACTGACAAAAGGACTTCCCTATGCTGGATAA
- the trpA gene encoding tryptophan synthase subunit alpha, translated as MNKMQVKIEEARAKGKVGLIPFLPAGFPNREQFWKEMEELDAAGASVIEIGMPFSDPVADGPVVEKASLKCLEDGINLTWILTELKKRKGQFKAALLLMGYLNPVYQYGLDKFGADCEAAGVSGLIIADMPLEESQFVKDAVEPHNVALVPLIGLNTTKERMRLYADGAQGFCYFVSVLGTTGQRESLPARIKEKLAEAKEVFDIPVALGFGIKHPDQLKEFGGLMDAAVFGSALISHIESGHSSDSFMEPWK; from the coding sequence ATGAATAAAATGCAAGTGAAGATAGAAGAGGCTCGGGCCAAAGGGAAGGTCGGGCTCATTCCGTTCCTGCCCGCCGGGTTTCCGAACCGCGAGCAATTCTGGAAGGAAATGGAGGAGCTCGACGCGGCGGGCGCGTCCGTCATCGAGATCGGCATGCCCTTCTCCGACCCCGTGGCCGACGGCCCGGTGGTCGAAAAGGCGTCCCTCAAATGCCTGGAAGACGGCATCAACCTGACCTGGATTCTGACCGAACTCAAGAAGCGCAAAGGGCAGTTCAAGGCCGCCCTGCTGCTCATGGGCTACCTCAACCCGGTCTACCAGTACGGCCTGGACAAGTTCGGCGCGGACTGCGAGGCCGCCGGGGTCTCCGGCCTGATCATCGCGGACATGCCGCTCGAAGAGTCGCAGTTCGTCAAGGACGCCGTGGAACCCCACAACGTGGCCCTGGTCCCCCTGATCGGCCTGAACACCACCAAGGAACGCATGCGGCTCTACGCCGACGGCGCCCAGGGGTTCTGCTACTTCGTGTCCGTGCTCGGCACCACCGGCCAGCGCGAGTCCCTGCCCGCGCGCATCAAGGAAAAACTGGCCGAGGCCAAGGAAGTCTTCGACATCCCCGTGGCGCTCGGCTTCGGCATCAAACACCCGGACCAGCTCAAGGAATTCGGAGGCCTCATGGACGCCGCCGTGTTCGGCTCCGCCCTCATCTCCCACATCGAATCCGGCCACTCCAGCGACTCCTTCATGGAGCCGTGGAAGTAA
- a CDS encoding ArnT family glycosyltransferase, which yields MPVMTTPRDTYSPRLDVLAFFIILASFLVRYWFVASGQLNLVQDEAQYWDWIRRPQLSYYSKGPLIAWIISLWTWVFGNTELGVRFGSILGMTGIQAALYVGVSRVWREHRLAVFVLFAAATMPLLNGLGILATTDCPLIFFWTVAFFALAAATRHDPDRPVSNLPFIILGLCMAVGILAKYMMLTFLAVALIYAVILQFRGQLPKRFWARFLIAGVIGSAAGLAPIVIWNMDNGWVAYKHVAKLTSGVGGSDWLPDRIGPFFEMLGAQIGLLAPWWFWFILAATPAAVRKAWVGPVGRFDAGYRRDLLSVLFFWPLWGIITFKALFSKVEANWTAAAFGTAAILAGLAFKAWWDAPARKTRGRAIMAGVTAILALTIFVSPLLPLPDSMNITLRLKGWADLGRKVDDVINTEFDDPSRVFAMSDNYGFTSELAFYLKGQPFTFCTWSEDRRMNQYDLWPAPGKDKLGWGAVMVRKRFRKSPVPELNKMFEYVSEPIFYSSSFKGGKGRKFTIIVCKGFTGYWPRHSGRF from the coding sequence ATGCCGGTCATGACCACGCCCCGCGATACATACTCACCCCGGCTGGATGTCCTCGCCTTTTTCATCATCCTCGCGTCCTTTCTGGTGCGCTACTGGTTCGTGGCCTCGGGCCAGTTGAACCTGGTGCAGGACGAGGCGCAGTATTGGGATTGGATCAGACGGCCGCAATTGTCCTATTATTCCAAAGGGCCGCTCATCGCCTGGATCATCAGCCTGTGGACTTGGGTGTTCGGGAACACCGAGCTGGGCGTGCGTTTCGGGTCCATCCTGGGCATGACCGGCATCCAGGCCGCGCTCTACGTCGGGGTGTCGCGCGTCTGGCGGGAGCACCGGCTGGCCGTGTTCGTGCTCTTCGCGGCCGCGACCATGCCCCTGCTCAACGGACTGGGCATCCTGGCCACCACGGACTGCCCGCTGATCTTCTTCTGGACCGTGGCCTTCTTCGCCCTGGCCGCGGCCACGCGCCACGACCCGGACCGTCCGGTGTCCAACCTCCCCTTCATCATCCTGGGCCTGTGCATGGCCGTGGGCATCCTGGCCAAGTACATGATGCTCACCTTCCTGGCCGTGGCCCTGATCTACGCGGTCATCCTGCAGTTCCGGGGGCAACTGCCCAAACGCTTCTGGGCGCGCTTCCTCATCGCCGGGGTCATCGGCTCGGCCGCCGGGCTCGCGCCCATCGTCATCTGGAACATGGACAACGGCTGGGTGGCCTACAAGCACGTGGCCAAGCTGACCTCGGGCGTGGGCGGCAGCGACTGGCTGCCCGACCGCATCGGCCCGTTCTTCGAGATGCTCGGCGCGCAGATCGGCCTGCTCGCGCCGTGGTGGTTCTGGTTCATCCTCGCGGCCACCCCGGCCGCGGTGCGCAAGGCATGGGTCGGCCCGGTGGGCCGGTTCGACGCAGGCTACCGGCGCGACCTGCTGTCCGTGCTCTTCTTCTGGCCCCTGTGGGGCATCATCACCTTCAAGGCGCTCTTCTCCAAAGTGGAGGCCAACTGGACCGCCGCAGCCTTCGGCACGGCCGCGATCCTGGCGGGCCTGGCCTTCAAGGCGTGGTGGGACGCCCCCGCCCGCAAGACGCGCGGACGGGCCATCATGGCCGGCGTGACCGCGATCCTGGCCCTGACCATCTTCGTCTCCCCGCTCCTGCCGCTCCCGGATTCCATGAACATCACCCTCCGGCTCAAGGGCTGGGCCGACCTGGGCCGCAAGGTGGACGACGTCATCAACACCGAGTTCGACGACCCGTCCCGAGTCTTCGCCATGTCCGACAACTACGGGTTCACCTCGGAACTGGCCTTCTACCTCAAGGGGCAGCCCTTCACTTTCTGCACCTGGAGCGAAGACCGACGCATGAACCAGTACGACCTCTGGCCCGCGCCGGGCAAGGACAAGCTCGGCTGGGGTGCGGTCATGGTCCGCAAACGGTTCCGCAAAAGCCCCGTGCCCGAGCTGAACAAGATGTTCGAGTACGTCAGCGAGCCCATCTTCTACAGCTCCTCCTTCAAGGGCGGGAAAGGACGCAAGTTCACCATCATCGTCTGCAAGGGGTTCACCGGGTACTGGCCCCGCCACTCCGGCAGGTTCTAG
- a CDS encoding BON domain-containing protein, protein MFRLKLLLVVSFIFLLPGCSMVPFGIGLIPGAPAYVSSLIGSGQSVYATAMDERTTEQQMLDAIVAGHAQAELYKNKDIRADQIHTYCYFGKLYLVGEYDSQEQLKTIYQCMDKVEGKRQIISRLYLHDENADNTFFRDQATYAELRTQLMADFEVTSTPVEVQIVQGDIVLLGVIHDKEERDRIVAHAMSVKGVNRVVSYLYHQENAGPEPQIMSAQLAPAPEPSPAPPREIPPPPKTKPKKTRPKVERKPKPEAHPVLAVSNPDRGR, encoded by the coding sequence ATGTTCAGACTCAAGTTGTTGTTGGTAGTTTCCTTCATTTTCCTGTTACCGGGGTGCTCCATGGTGCCGTTCGGCATCGGGCTCATACCCGGTGCGCCCGCCTACGTCTCGTCGCTCATCGGCAGCGGGCAGTCCGTGTATGCGACGGCCATGGACGAGCGGACCACCGAGCAGCAGATGCTCGACGCCATCGTGGCGGGCCACGCCCAGGCCGAGCTCTACAAGAACAAGGACATCCGGGCGGACCAGATCCACACCTACTGCTATTTCGGCAAACTCTACCTGGTGGGAGAGTACGACTCCCAGGAGCAGCTCAAGACCATCTACCAATGCATGGACAAGGTCGAGGGCAAGCGTCAGATCATCAGCCGGCTGTACCTGCACGACGAAAATGCGGACAACACCTTCTTCAGGGACCAGGCCACCTACGCCGAACTGCGCACGCAGCTCATGGCCGATTTCGAGGTTACCAGCACCCCCGTCGAGGTCCAGATCGTCCAAGGGGACATCGTCCTTCTGGGGGTCATCCACGACAAAGAGGAACGTGACCGCATCGTGGCCCACGCCATGAGCGTGAAGGGAGTGAATCGGGTGGTCTCCTACCTCTACCACCAGGAGAACGCCGGGCCCGAGCCGCAGATCATGAGCGCCCAGTTGGCCCCCGCGCCCGAGCCGTCCCCGGCGCCGCCCAGGGAGATCCCGCCGCCGCCCAAGACCAAACCCAAGAAAACCAGGCCCAAGGTCGAAAGAAAGCCGAAGCCGGAAGCACACCCGGTGCTGGCGGTCTCCAACCCCGACAGGGGACGGTGA
- a CDS encoding indole-3-glycerol phosphate synthase TrpC → MLDKFREAKRLEIESLHKDFAAGRIPAVYQGERPSFVEAIRAKGPGAIIAEFKPASPSRGVLGEHLNPLDFADAYANNGAAAISVLTEHQYFKGSPDFLFMMNGPGLPLLRKDFIFDPLQVAMTASSPASAVLLIARMCDDAAHLKQLIDIARMPGLAPVVEIFDQADLDRAREAGADIIQVNNRDLDTLTTTLDQGRRFIKQKHDGELWICASGVETRAQVEEMASLGFDAVLIGTSLMQADDPGAKLAELAGVK, encoded by the coding sequence ATGCTGGATAAATTCAGAGAGGCCAAGCGGCTCGAAATCGAGTCGCTGCACAAGGACTTCGCGGCCGGGCGCATCCCGGCCGTCTACCAGGGCGAACGCCCCTCGTTCGTCGAGGCCATCCGGGCCAAGGGGCCGGGCGCGATCATCGCCGAGTTCAAGCCCGCCAGCCCAAGCCGGGGCGTGTTGGGCGAGCACCTCAACCCCCTGGACTTCGCCGACGCCTACGCGAACAACGGGGCGGCAGCCATCTCCGTGCTGACCGAACACCAGTACTTCAAGGGCTCTCCGGACTTCCTGTTCATGATGAACGGGCCCGGCCTGCCCCTGTTGCGCAAGGACTTCATCTTCGACCCGCTCCAGGTGGCCATGACGGCCAGCAGCCCGGCCTCGGCCGTGCTGCTCATCGCCCGCATGTGCGACGACGCCGCCCACCTCAAGCAACTCATCGACATCGCCCGAATGCCCGGCCTGGCCCCGGTGGTCGAGATCTTCGACCAGGCCGACCTGGACCGCGCCCGCGAGGCCGGGGCCGACATCATCCAGGTCAACAACCGCGACCTGGACACCCTGACCACCACCCTCGACCAGGGCCGGCGCTTCATCAAGCAGAAGCACGACGGCGAGCTGTGGATCTGCGCCAGCGGCGTGGAGACCCGCGCCCAGGTCGAGGAGATGGCATCCCTGGGGTTCGACGCGGTCCTCATCGGCACTTCGCTGATGCAGGCCGATGATCCCGGTGCCAAGCTGGCCGAGCTGGCGGGAGTCAAGTAG
- a CDS encoding prepilin peptidase produces MDIIPTWAFYLAAAVAGLELGGLATIFIQRWIDEEPICKPGGSRCPECNAKLSFRDTIPLVSFLLLKGRCRHCGAAIGPQYLLVELSCLAWALASAYTYGLSPEWGVYLVLGVMLIAGSFIDFETFLLPDRITLGGTAVALAASFVLREGPTWQDALLGAAVGAGLFWVLQQLYRLWRKQEGLGTGDVKLMAMIGAITGLAGLPLTILVGSVTGALGSIYYMLRPGKGGIRGRVPYGPFLSLGCMLYLLYGPEIMRWWHS; encoded by the coding sequence ATGGACATCATCCCCACCTGGGCCTTCTACCTCGCCGCCGCCGTGGCCGGACTCGAACTCGGCGGCCTGGCCACCATCTTCATCCAGCGCTGGATCGACGAGGAGCCCATCTGCAAGCCGGGCGGCTCCCGGTGCCCCGAGTGCAATGCCAAGCTCTCCTTCCGGGACACCATCCCGCTGGTCAGCTTCCTGCTCCTCAAGGGGCGCTGCCGCCACTGCGGCGCGGCCATCGGCCCGCAATACCTGCTGGTGGAGCTGTCCTGCCTGGCCTGGGCTCTGGCCTCGGCCTACACCTACGGATTGTCCCCGGAGTGGGGCGTGTACCTGGTGCTCGGGGTCATGCTCATCGCGGGCAGCTTCATCGACTTCGAGACTTTCCTGCTGCCCGACCGCATCACCTTGGGCGGTACGGCCGTGGCCCTGGCGGCCAGCTTCGTGCTCAGGGAAGGCCCCACCTGGCAGGACGCCCTGCTCGGCGCGGCCGTGGGTGCGGGGTTGTTCTGGGTCCTGCAGCAGCTCTACCGGCTGTGGCGCAAGCAGGAGGGGCTGGGCACCGGCGACGTCAAGCTCATGGCCATGATCGGGGCCATCACCGGCCTGGCCGGACTGCCCCTGACCATCCTGGTGGGCAGCGTGACCGGGGCGCTCGGCTCGATCTACTACATGCTCCGTCCGGGCAAGGGCGGCATCCGGGGCCGCGTCCCCTACGGCCCGTTCCTCAGCCTCGGCTGCATGCTCTACCTGCTCTATGGTCCGGAAATCATGCGCTGGTGGCACTCCTAG
- a CDS encoding phosphoribosylanthranilate isomerase, with protein sequence MPRPLVKVCGMTRMRDVELCVSLGVDLLGFIFHPKSPRNADPDFVASVKTGKVSKVGVFVNQTADEVLETMDRCGLHAAQLHGGQDVDFCWKIGPDRVIRAFWPDTYPSPRALLRDLENYAEVCGHFLLDAGGKGQGGTGKSIDFAMLQPIEIQTPWFLAGGLGPDNIREALAVHPSGLDINSGVEKAPGIKDETKLREVFRILAEME encoded by the coding sequence ATGCCCCGCCCCCTGGTCAAGGTCTGCGGCATGACCCGAATGCGGGACGTCGAACTCTGCGTGAGCCTCGGCGTGGACCTGCTCGGCTTCATCTTCCACCCCAAGAGCCCGCGCAACGCGGACCCGGACTTCGTGGCCTCGGTCAAGACCGGCAAGGTCTCCAAGGTCGGGGTGTTCGTCAACCAGACCGCCGACGAGGTCCTGGAGACCATGGACCGTTGCGGACTGCATGCAGCCCAACTGCACGGCGGACAGGATGTGGACTTCTGTTGGAAGATCGGCCCCGACCGGGTCATCCGGGCCTTCTGGCCCGACACCTATCCCTCGCCCCGGGCACTGCTCCGGGACCTCGAAAACTACGCCGAGGTCTGCGGCCACTTTCTCCTGGACGCGGGCGGAAAAGGCCAGGGCGGCACCGGCAAGTCCATTGATTTTGCCATGCTGCAACCTATCGAAATACAAACACCTTGGTTCCTTGCTGGCGGCCTCGGGCCCGATAACATCCGCGAGGCGCTGGCCGTACACCCCTCCGGCCTGGACATCAATTCCGGCGTGGAAAAGGCACCGGGCATCAAGGACGAGACCAAACTGCGGGAAGTCTTCCGGATTCTCGCGGAAATGGAATAA